In the Flavobacterium acetivorans genome, one interval contains:
- a CDS encoding ribonucleoside-diphosphate reductase subunit alpha, translated as MYVVKRDGRKEPVMFDKITDRIKKLCYGLNDLVDAVKVAMRVIEGLYDGVSTSELDNLAAETAASMTIAHPDYAQLAARIAISNLHSNTKKSFSETMNDMFHYVNPRNGQDAPLLSEEVHKVIMENAEFLDSHVIYNRDFNYDYFGFKTLERSYLLKINGKIVERPQHMLMRVSVGIHLDDLESVIETYELMSKKFFTHATPTLFNAGTPKPQMSSCFLLAMQDDSIDGIYDTLKQTAKISQSAGGIGLSIHNIRATGSYIRGTNGTSNGIVPMLRVFNDTARYVDQGGGKRKGSFAIYIETWHADIFEFLDLKKNTGKEEMRARDLFFAMWTSDLFMKRVQEDGIWTLMCPNECPGLYDVYGEEFEALYVSYEQQGKGRKTIKAHELWEKILESQIETGTPYMLYKDAVNRKSNQKNLGTIRSSNLCTEIMEFTSKDEIAVCNLASLSLPMFVENNEFNHELLFTVTKRVTRNLNRVIDRNYYPVKEGENSNKRHRPIGLGVQGLADAFIMLRMPFTSDAAKKLNQEIFETLYFAAVTASMEMAKEEGPYSTFEGSPMSQGEFQHNMWGMKDEELSGRWDWASLRKEVVEHGVRNSLLVAPMPTASTSQILGNNEAFEPYTSNIYTRRVLSGEFIVVNKHLLHDLVELGLWNETLKQELMRNNGSVQDLNIPQDLKELYKTVWEMSMKDIIDMSRQRGYFVDQSQSLNLFMQNANYSKLTSMHFYAWQSGLKTGMYYLRTKAAVDAIKFTLNNDKKAEPIQVLSRPVSAPVATAPVELTAEEYRAMIELAKNADPDDCEMCGS; from the coding sequence ATGTACGTAGTAAAAAGAGACGGTCGTAAAGAGCCGGTAATGTTCGACAAAATCACGGATAGAATTAAAAAACTATGCTATGGTTTGAATGATTTAGTAGATGCCGTGAAAGTGGCGATGCGAGTAATTGAAGGACTTTATGATGGAGTTTCTACGTCAGAATTAGATAATTTAGCAGCCGAAACCGCGGCTTCGATGACTATTGCGCATCCTGATTATGCTCAATTGGCGGCGAGAATTGCGATTTCGAACTTGCATTCCAATACTAAAAAATCATTCTCGGAAACAATGAACGATATGTTTCATTATGTGAACCCGAGAAATGGACAAGATGCGCCTTTGCTTTCAGAGGAAGTGCATAAGGTGATTATGGAGAATGCGGAATTCTTGGATTCTCATGTCATCTATAACAGAGATTTTAATTATGACTATTTTGGTTTTAAAACATTAGAGCGTTCTTATTTGTTGAAAATAAACGGTAAAATTGTTGAAAGACCACAACATATGTTGATGCGTGTGTCAGTTGGAATTCACTTAGATGATTTAGAATCGGTGATTGAAACCTATGAGCTAATGTCGAAGAAATTCTTCACTCACGCCACACCAACATTGTTTAATGCAGGAACTCCAAAACCTCAAATGTCTTCTTGTTTCCTTTTGGCCATGCAAGATGATAGTATTGACGGGATTTATGATACTTTGAAGCAAACGGCGAAAATCTCGCAATCAGCAGGTGGAATAGGACTTTCTATTCACAACATCCGCGCGACAGGAAGTTATATACGCGGGACCAACGGAACTTCAAATGGGATTGTTCCTATGTTGAGAGTTTTTAACGACACGGCAAGATATGTTGATCAAGGTGGTGGAAAACGCAAAGGTAGTTTTGCGATTTATATCGAAACTTGGCATGCCGATATTTTTGAATTCTTGGATTTGAAAAAGAATACCGGAAAAGAAGAAATGCGTGCTAGAGATTTGTTCTTTGCTATGTGGACTTCGGATTTATTCATGAAAAGAGTACAGGAAGATGGTATTTGGACCTTGATGTGTCCTAACGAATGCCCAGGATTATATGATGTTTATGGCGAAGAATTTGAAGCTTTGTATGTAAGTTACGAGCAGCAAGGAAAAGGAAGGAAAACGATCAAAGCGCATGAATTGTGGGAGAAAATCTTGGAATCGCAAATTGAGACTGGAACTCCTTACATGTTGTATAAAGATGCGGTCAATAGAAAATCAAATCAAAAAAATCTGGGAACTATTCGTTCATCGAATTTGTGTACGGAGATTATGGAATTTACTTCCAAAGATGAGATTGCAGTTTGTAACTTGGCTTCATTGTCATTGCCAATGTTTGTGGAGAATAATGAATTCAACCACGAATTATTGTTTACCGTTACAAAACGTGTAACCCGAAACTTGAATAGAGTTATTGATAGAAATTATTATCCTGTAAAAGAAGGAGAGAATTCAAATAAACGTCACAGACCTATTGGCCTTGGAGTACAAGGATTAGCGGATGCTTTCATCATGTTGCGTATGCCTTTTACCAGTGATGCAGCTAAGAAACTGAATCAGGAAATTTTTGAAACCCTTTACTTCGCTGCTGTAACGGCTTCGATGGAAATGGCCAAAGAAGAAGGGCCGTATTCTACTTTTGAAGGTTCACCAATGTCTCAAGGAGAGTTTCAGCACAATATGTGGGGAATGAAAGATGAGGAATTATCAGGTCGTTGGGATTGGGCTTCATTGCGTAAAGAAGTGGTAGAGCACGGAGTTCGTAATTCATTGTTAGTTGCGCCAATGCCAACAGCTTCTACATCTCAAATTTTAGGAAACAACGAAGCATTTGAGCCCTATACTTCTAATATTTACACTCGTCGTGTATTGTCAGGAGAATTCATCGTGGTAAACAAACATTTGTTGCATGACTTAGTAGAACTTGGTTTATGGAATGAAACCTTGAAACAAGAACTAATGCGAAATAATGGTTCGGTTCAAGACTTAAATATTCCGCAAGATTTGAAAGAATTGTACAAAACCGTGTGGGAAATGTCTATGAAAGACATTATCGATATGTCACGTCAACGTGGTTATTTTGTAGATCAATCTCAGTCATTGAACTTGTTTATGCAAAATGCCAACTATTCGAAATTGACCTCTATGCATTTCTATGCTTGGCAATCCGGATTGAAAACAGGAATGTATTACTTAAGAACAAAAGCGGCTGTTGATGCAATTAAATTCACATTGAACAACGATAAAAAAGCAGAACCAATTCAGGTATTGTCGAGACCTGTGTCGGCTCCTGTTGCCACTGCTCCGGTAGAATTGACTGCCGAAGAATACAGAGCGATGATCGAATTGGCTAAAAACGCCGATCCGGATGATTGTGAAATGTGTGGGTCGTAA
- a CDS encoding MarC family protein, with protein sequence MLGLDLKEIITVGMVLFAVIDIIGSVPIIINLRSKFGHIESEKASVVSGIILITFLFVGEELLDLIGIDVNSFAVAGSFVLFFLALEMILGIRIYTDEEASSASIVPLAFPLIAGAGTMTTLLSLKSQFHTTNIIIAILLNVILVYIVLKSSSKIERMLGKNGLGVVRKTFGVVLLAIAVKLFAANVKGLFL encoded by the coding sequence ATGCTAGGATTAGACTTAAAAGAAATCATTACCGTAGGAATGGTATTATTTGCAGTAATTGACATTATCGGTTCTGTTCCCATTATCATAAATTTAAGATCTAAGTTTGGACATATCGAATCCGAAAAAGCCTCGGTAGTCTCTGGAATCATCCTGATAACTTTTCTTTTTGTTGGAGAAGAACTTTTAGACCTCATTGGAATCGACGTCAACTCTTTTGCTGTAGCAGGTTCCTTTGTATTGTTTTTTCTAGCACTGGAAATGATTTTAGGAATACGAATTTACACAGACGAAGAAGCGAGTTCAGCCTCTATAGTTCCGCTTGCTTTCCCTTTGATTGCCGGAGCAGGAACTATGACCACATTGCTTTCATTAAAATCACAATTCCACACCACTAATATCATCATTGCCATACTCCTTAATGTTATCTTGGTGTACATTGTCTTAAAATCCTCTTCTAAAATAGAAAGAATGCTGGGAAAAAACGGCCTTGGTGTTGTACGAAAGACTTTTGGAGTAGTCCTTTTGGCTATTGCTGTTAAATTATTCGCAGCGAATGTTAAAGGTTTGTTTCTCTAA
- a CDS encoding ribonucleotide-diphosphate reductase subunit beta, giving the protein MSQIEPILQENKNRFVIFPIKHHDIWEWYKKMEASFWTAEEIDLSQDLNDWNNKLSEDEKYFIKHILAFFAASDGIVNENLAENFVNEVQYAEAKFFYGFQIMMENIHSETYSLLIDTYVKDETEKDELFNALEVFPAIKKKADWALKWIESDSFAERLIAFAAVEGIFFSGAFCSIYWLKKRGLMPGLTFSNELISRDEGVHCDFAVHLHNHHLVNKVPKDRIRSIIVDALNIEREFITESLPVSLIGMNATLMTQYLEFVADRLLVELGCDREYNTTNPFDFMDMISLQGKTNFFEKKVAEYQKSGVMNTDSDAQKISFDADF; this is encoded by the coding sequence ATGTCGCAAATTGAACCAATTTTACAAGAGAATAAAAATCGTTTCGTAATTTTTCCTATCAAACATCATGATATTTGGGAATGGTATAAGAAGATGGAGGCCAGTTTTTGGACTGCAGAAGAAATTGATTTATCGCAAGATTTGAATGATTGGAACAATAAGTTAAGTGAAGATGAAAAATATTTCATTAAACATATTCTTGCTTTTTTTGCCGCATCTGACGGAATTGTAAATGAGAATTTGGCTGAAAACTTTGTCAATGAAGTGCAATATGCCGAAGCGAAATTTTTCTATGGTTTTCAAATCATGATGGAGAACATTCACAGCGAAACTTATTCGTTATTGATTGATACTTATGTCAAAGATGAAACCGAGAAAGATGAGCTGTTTAATGCATTGGAAGTATTTCCTGCAATCAAGAAGAAGGCAGATTGGGCTTTGAAATGGATTGAATCGGATTCATTTGCAGAACGTTTGATTGCTTTTGCAGCCGTAGAAGGGATTTTCTTCTCAGGGGCGTTTTGTTCTATTTATTGGTTGAAAAAACGTGGTTTAATGCCAGGATTGACCTTCTCTAATGAATTAATTTCTCGTGACGAAGGTGTTCACTGTGACTTTGCGGTGCATTTGCACAACCACCACTTGGTGAATAAAGTGCCAAAAGACAGAATTAGAAGTATCATTGTAGATGCTTTGAATATAGAAAGAGAGTTTATTACGGAGTCGCTTCCGGTAAGTTTAATAGGGATGAATGCTACATTGATGACGCAATACCTAGAATTTGTTGCGGATCGATTGTTAGTGGAATTGGGTTGTGACAGAGAATACAATACTACAAATCCATTTGATTTTATGGACATGATTTCGCTTCAAGGGAAAACCAATTTCTTTGAGAAAAAAGTGGCCGAATATCAAAAATCAGGTGTGATGAATACGGATAGTGATGCTCAAAAAATATCTTTTGACGCTGATTTTTAA
- a CDS encoding DUF3109 family protein yields the protein MFQLGKTIVSEDILEKDFVCNLSACKGACCVDGDAGAPLSLDETKILEAIYPKVKPFLRKQGIEAIEAQGTWVNGIDGDLETPLIDNKDCAYVIFDGKTALCGIEQAYNQGVIDWKKPVSCHLYPIRVKDFSEFAAVNYDKWDICDAACSLGQELEVPVYKFVKEALVRKFGEDWYAELEKVAEELKKQ from the coding sequence ATGTTTCAATTAGGAAAAACTATCGTCTCAGAAGACATTTTAGAAAAAGATTTTGTTTGTAATTTATCAGCCTGTAAAGGGGCTTGTTGTGTTGACGGCGATGCCGGCGCACCTTTGAGTCTTGATGAAACTAAAATCTTGGAAGCAATCTATCCTAAGGTAAAACCTTTTTTACGCAAGCAGGGCATCGAGGCAATCGAAGCTCAGGGAACTTGGGTGAATGGTATTGACGGTGATTTAGAAACTCCGCTAATTGACAATAAGGATTGTGCTTACGTAATTTTTGATGGTAAAACCGCCTTGTGTGGAATTGAACAAGCGTATAATCAAGGGGTAATTGACTGGAAAAAGCCTGTTTCTTGTCACCTTTATCCGATTCGGGTGAAAGATTTCTCGGAGTTCGCAGCTGTTAATTATGACAAATGGGATATTTGTGATGCTGCCTGTTCTTTAGGTCAGGAACTTGAAGTTCCTGTATATAAATTTGTTAAAGAAGCGCTGGTTCGAAAGTTTGGTGAAGACTGGTATGCAGAGCTTGAAAAAGTTGCTGAAGAGTTAAAAAAGCAATAA
- a CDS encoding FAD-dependent oxidoreductase: protein MFDVLIIGGGVSGISCALVLGSAKDKAFALNKKIGIFTHQKTSSLQEAVFNNAYGIPPGKLGSDLLIESTRDLSETYPHLIQIPNEKVLKIEGAYPEFTITTNKNSYQSKIIVVAIGAANTFAIEGLMDYIEPHKKSIPEKQRIQLRNVDHKVTEGIYVAGTLAGWRSQLSIAAGSGAAVATDILTLWNNGIQTHAHDSIKK, encoded by the coding sequence ATGTTTGATGTCCTTATTATTGGCGGCGGAGTTTCAGGCATATCCTGCGCTCTGGTCTTAGGCTCTGCAAAAGACAAAGCCTTTGCCCTCAATAAAAAAATAGGTATTTTTACCCACCAAAAAACATCTTCTCTTCAAGAAGCTGTTTTTAACAACGCCTACGGAATCCCACCGGGGAAACTAGGATCAGACTTGTTAATCGAAAGTACCCGGGATTTATCCGAAACCTATCCGCACCTTATTCAAATTCCAAACGAGAAAGTTCTAAAAATAGAAGGAGCCTACCCTGAATTCACGATCACTACAAACAAAAACAGCTATCAGTCTAAAATAATCGTGGTCGCCATTGGAGCAGCAAACACCTTTGCAATAGAAGGATTGATGGACTACATTGAACCCCATAAAAAATCGATTCCAGAGAAGCAACGCATCCAGTTACGAAATGTTGATCATAAAGTTACCGAGGGCATTTATGTCGCAGGTACACTTGCCGGCTGGAGAAGCCAATTATCCATTGCCGCAGGAAGCGGAGCCGCTGTCGCTACAGACATTCTTACTTTATGGAATAACGGCATTCAGACCCACGCACACGACAGTATTAAAAAATAG